In Equus caballus isolate H_3958 breed thoroughbred chromosome 26, TB-T2T, whole genome shotgun sequence, the following are encoded in one genomic region:
- the LOC102149062 gene encoding keratin-associated protein 12-2: MCHTSCSSGCQAACCSPRPCQESCCVPVSCRPAVCTPVSCQPAVCTPVSCRPAVCTPVSCRPVVCTPVSCQPAVCTPVSYKPAVYVAPSRQSFVRVPVSCKPTVLVSSPCQSSVCCQPSCPTLVCRPISYSSPCCY, translated from the coding sequence ATGTGCCACACCAGCTGCTCCTCAGGCTGCCAGGCCGCCTGCTGCTCACCCAGGCCCTGCCAGGAGTCCTGCTGTGTGCCTGTGAGCTGCAGACCTGCTGTGTGCACACCCGTGAGCTGCCAGCCTGCCGTGTGCACACCTGTAAGCTGCCGGCCAGCTGTGTGTACACCCGTGAGCTGCCGGCCAGTTGTGTGCACACCTGTGAGCTGCCAGCCAGCTGTGTGCACACCTGTGAGCTACAAACCAGCTGTGTATGTGGCCCCCTCCCGCCAGTCCTTCGTGCGTGTGCCTGTGAGCTGCAAGCCCACCGTGCTTGTGTCTTCCCCCTGCCAGTCCTCCGTGTGCTGCCAGCCGTCCTGCCCCACCCTGGTCTGCAGACCCATCTCCTATAGCTCCCCTTGCTGCTATTGA
- the LOC138920946 gene encoding keratin-associated protein 10-12-like: protein MRALLQSARSINTEGRASWDNTSQGGVQKPMFPGTVHTRTHTHSHTHSTLLQPHRPTMAASTLSVCSSDLSYGSRVCQPGAWDSCPDSSWQVDDDPESCCEPPCCAPSCCVPAPCLSLVCTPASCVCSPCQSACTSSCTPSCCQQSSCQPSCCTSSPCQQACCVPVSCTPICCKPVCYVPICSGPSPCSDSSCCQQSSCQPSCCTSSPCQQACCVPVSCTPVCCNPVCCVPVCSGASPCSDSSCCQQSSCQPSCCTSSPCQQACCVPVSCTPVCSKATPCPAPSCCQPSPCPASCCRPSSCVSLLCHPTCSRAARCGPTRAQKSCC, encoded by the coding sequence ATGAGGGCTCTCCTGCAGTCTGCTCGCAGCATCAACACGGAAGGGAGGGCATCCTGGGACAACACAAGCCAGGGAGGGGTACAAAAGCCCATGTTCCCGGGCACCGTGcacactcgcacacacacacactcacacacacactccaccctcctccagccccaccgcCCCACCATGGCCGCCTCCACCCTGTCTGTCTGCTCCAGCGACCTCAGCTATGGCAGCCGGGTCTGCCAGCCCGGTGCCTGGGACTCCTGCCCCGACTCCTCCTGGCAGGTGGACGACGACCCAGAGAGCTGCTGCGAGCCCCCCTGCTGCGCCCCCAGCTGCTGCGTCCCAGCCCCCTGCCTGAGCCTTGTCTGTACCCCTGCCAGCTGTGTGTGCAGCCCCTGCCAGTCAGCCTGCACCAGCTCCTGCACGCCCTCGTGCTGCCAGCAGTCTAGCTGCCAGCCCTCCTGCTgcacctcctccccctgccagcaGGCCTGCTGCGTCCCCGTCTCCTGCACCCCCATCTGCTGCAAGCCTGTGTGCTATGTGCCCATCTGCTCTGGGCCCTCCCCCTGCTCAGACTCCTCATGCTGCCAGCAGTCTAGCTGCCAGCCCTCCTGCTgcacctcctccccctgccagcaGGCCTGCTGCGTCCCCGTCTCCTGCACCCCTGTCTGCTGTAACCCCGTGTGCTGTGTGCCCGTCTGCTCTGGGGCCTCCCCCTGCTCAGACTCCTCATGCTGCCAGCAGTCTAGCTGCCAGCCCTCCTGCTgcacctcctccccctgccagcaGGCCTGCTGTGTGCCCGTCTCCTGCACACCCGTCTGCTCCAAGGccaccccctgcccagccccctcgtgctgccagcccagcccctgccccgcGTCCTGCTGCAGACCCTCCTCCTGCGTGTCCCTGCTCTGCCACCCCACGTGCTCCCGCGCGGCCCGCTGTGGCCCCACCCGAGCCCAGAAGTCCTGCTGCTGA
- the LOC106782611 gene encoding keratin-associated protein 12-1-like: MCHTSCSTGCQTACCVPSSCQPTCCAPVSCRPAVCVPVSCRPAVCVPVSCRPIVYLAPSCQSSGCCQPSCPTLVCRPVPSCTPSCC; encoded by the coding sequence atGTGCCACACTAGCTGCTCCACAGGCTGCCAGACAGCCTGCTGCGTgcccagctcctgccagccaaCTTGCTGTGCACCCGTGAGCTGCAGGCCCGCCGTGTGTGTGCCCGTGAGCTGCAGGCCCGCAGTGTGCGTGCCCGTGAGCTGCAGGCCCATTGTGTACCTGGCCCCCTCCTGCCAGTCCTCTGGGTGCTGccagccctcctgccccaccctggtCTGCAGACCTGTCCCGTCTTGCACCCCTTCTTGCTGCTGA